From Acidobacteriota bacterium, one genomic window encodes:
- a CDS encoding DUF302 domain-containing protein encodes MGYGCGRWLDTPFDNALDRARNALKSEGFGVLCEIDIDAKFREKLGVEFTRYKILGACNPSLAYQALGREMDLGLLLPCNVIVYEKEGGSFVAAIDAAKMLALVGNADLAAVAGQVNDRLRRVIDTL; translated from the coding sequence ATGGGCTACGGCTGCGGCCGGTGGCTCGACACGCCCTTCGACAACGCCCTGGATCGCGCCCGCAACGCCTTGAAATCGGAAGGATTCGGGGTGTTGTGCGAGATCGACATCGATGCCAAGTTCAGGGAAAAGCTGGGGGTGGAATTCACCAGGTACAAGATCCTGGGCGCCTGCAACCCGTCGCTCGCCTACCAGGCGCTCGGGAGGGAAATGGACCTAGGGCTCCTTCTGCCCTGCAACGTGATCGTGTACGAAAAGGAGGGCGGAAGCTTCGTGGCCGCCATCGACGCGGCGAAGATGCTCGCCCTGGTCGGCAACGCCGACCTGGCCGCCGTTGCCGGCCAGGTCAACGATCGCCTGCGGCGCGTC
- the truA gene encoding tRNA pseudouridine(38-40) synthase TruA produces MPKWKLVIEYEGTRYRGWQEQKNARTVQGELRKAAEGILGSGVEISGSGRTDAGVHALCQVAHLAGARPMSAAALRQGINDRLPADINIRRAEDAPARFHARHHARERFYLYQISRRRTAFGKHYVWWVRDRLDVGLMRAAARRYVGMGDFVAYKEKEEKDASTLVDITGCALEECGDLLLVRISASHFLWKMVRRMVGVLVEVGRGNLTLPQVGRLTHAEIARWTAPPAGLFLEYVRYQADPPPGPITPATLFR; encoded by the coding sequence ATGCCCAAATGGAAGCTGGTGATCGAATACGAGGGGACCCGCTACCGGGGCTGGCAGGAGCAGAAGAACGCCCGGACGGTCCAGGGGGAACTCCGCAAGGCGGCGGAAGGGATCCTGGGCAGCGGGGTCGAGATCTCCGGTTCCGGGCGCACCGACGCCGGGGTGCACGCGCTCTGCCAGGTGGCGCACCTCGCCGGCGCCCGCCCCATGTCGGCGGCGGCGCTGAGACAGGGGATCAACGACCGGCTCCCGGCCGACATCAACATCCGCCGGGCCGAGGACGCCCCGGCGCGGTTCCACGCACGGCATCACGCCCGGGAGCGCTTCTACCTTTACCAGATCTCCAGGCGCCGCACCGCTTTCGGAAAGCATTATGTCTGGTGGGTGCGGGACCGGCTCGACGTGGGGCTGATGCGGGCGGCCGCGCGGCGTTATGTCGGGATGGGGGATTTCGTCGCCTACAAGGAAAAGGAAGAGAAGGACGCCAGCACGCTGGTCGACATCACCGGCTGCGCCCTGGAGGAGTGCGGCGACCTGCTCCTCGTGCGCATCAGCGCCTCCCATTTTCTCTGGAAGATGGTGCGCCGCATGGTGGGCGTCCTGGTCGAGGTCGGCCGGGGGAACCTCACCCTGCCTCAGGTCGGGCGATTGACGCACGCGGAGATCGCCCGCTGGACCGCGCCCCCGGCCGGACTGTTCCTGGAATACGTCCGCTATCAAGCGGACCCTCCCCCGGGCCCGATCACCCCCGCGACCCTGTTCCGCTGA